The DNA window GGTGACCGGGCGCTGATCCATATCGGCGGCATTCTGGCGCGGCAGTGCCGCGAGCATGACACGATCGCCCGCATGGGCGGGGATGAGTTCATGCTGCTGCTGCGCGACACGCCGACCGACATCGCCGTTGCGATCTGCGAGCGCGTCAGCCTGACCCTGCGTCAGGCCTCGCTGGATGTGGACGGCAAGACCAAGGCGATTCTCTCCATCAGTTGCGGCGTTGCCTCATCGCGCGGACATACCTCTTTCGAGGATGTTTATGGCGCGGCCGATCAGGCTTTGTATCACGCCAAATCGGCAGGGCGGAACAGGGCCGTGGCTTCGGCTTCGCAGGTTCTGGCGGGCTGAAAACCCCTGTCAGTCGCGCTTTCTGGATACGGCAATCGCCAGCACGGCCGCGACCATCGCACCGCCTACGGCCAGCATGGTCCCTTGTTTTGACAAGCCGCCGTCCTCGCGCCGCAGATGCGGGCGCAGCCGTTTGAGCAGGGGCTTGCGGCGGGACAGCGGCTCGAACATCTCGCCGGGCCCTTCGGGATCGAGGATCTTGTTGTCGGCCAGCCAGGCCTTCACCCCGTCGAGATCCTCCACCTCATAGGGCCGCAGCGAACGGCCCTTGCCCCGCAGACGCTCCACCGTCTCGATCAGCGAGCCGGTCCGCGCCAGCATTGCCGCAACCGCCGAGGGCTGACATCCCAGATGCTCGGCCAGCAGCGAATTACGGATCGCGGCGATGGCCTCGCCGTCCTCGGCGCGGCCCGAGCTTGTGGCATCGATCACCACATCGCATTCCGTGTCCAGCCGCAGCGAGCGATTGTTGAAGTTGGAGGAGCCGACCCGCAGCACATCGCGATCCACCACCGTCACCTTGGCGTGAACATAGATCGGCTGCCCCTGCGCGGTGAAAGGGTGATAGAGCCGCAGGCGGCGGTAGGGATCACGCTCGAGCAGAGCCTCCACCAGCCGGGCGCGCGCCGAATCCATCGCCACCGGCTCCAGCCAGCCTTGCGCTGTGGTGGGGTTGACGATCACGAACTCGGGCCCATCGGGCTCGGCCAGCCTTTTGGCGATGGCCTCGGCCACCTTGCGCGAGGCGAAATACTGGCTTTCGGCATAGAACCAGCGTTTCGCACGCGCGATCAGATCGACATAGAGCGCCTCGATCTCATGGCGCGGCTCCTGCTCGGCCATATCCGGCACGGTCAGCGCGATGCCGACCTCCACATCGTGAAAGTCGGGCTTCACATCCTCGGGCCAGCAATCCGCCGCGCCCTCGACCGGCGCGATGGTGTCGCCGCCCGAAACGACCCAGCGATCGCGGCACATATCGCCCAGAGCGCGCGCGACGGGCCCTTGCAGCATCGTCGTCGCATCATGCCAGGGGTGATAGGGCGCACCATCGGGATCGACCCGGCGCGGATCGGCATCATCATGGCCGCGCGTGTCCCAGCGGCGGGCGGTCATGTCGATGCCGCCGCAGAAGGCCAGATCATCGTCGATCACCACGACTTTCTGGTGGTGCGATCCGGCGGGCGGGTGATGGCCGTCCAGCCGCATATGGATCTGGGGATCCTTCAGCCATTGGACCAGACGCAGCAGGGTGCGCCCATGGGCCAGCGTTTTGATGGCCCCCACATCCCAGCGCAGGATGTGCACCTGCAGACCGGGCGTGCGCTTCACCAGCCAACTCAGAAACGCGCCGACCTCGACCGGGGCGCCATCCTCCACATCGCCGCCCAGCCGGATGCGGGCATCGAAATCCCAGCCGACCAGCAGGATCTGCTTGCGCGCCTTGAGCATCGCGGCGCGGGCGGCCTTGAAGTAATCATCGGCGTCGACAATCACCGCAACCTGCGCCGCGCGCTCGATGCGCCAGCAATTGTGGTCGGGGCGAAGCAGGGGGCTGTCTTGGGTCATGGAGGCAGCCATCGCAGGCTTGGCGCCCTCTGCCAAGCAAGCTTCTGAATTGTAAAAAGGGCCCGGCGGATAGCCGGGCCCTCCATGTTGCAATCTCAGGCGATCAGCGCTTCGGCGATCTGCACCGCGTTCAGCGCCGCGCCCTTGCGCAGATTGTCACCGGCGACGAACAGCGCCAGACCATGCGCCACGGTGGGATCGCGACGCACGCGGCCCACGAAGACCGGGTCCTGACCGGTGGCCTCCAGCGGGTTGGGCACTTCGGTCACCACCACGCCGGGGGCCACGCCCAGCAGTTCGAGCGCACGCTCGGGGCTGATCGGGCGCTCGAACTCGGCGTTGATCGACAGCGAGTGGCCGGTGAACACCGGCACGCGCACGCAGGTGCCCGAGACCAGCAGTTCAGGCAGCTCAAGGATCTTGCGACTCTCGTCGCGCAGCTTGATCTCTTCCTCGGTGTAGCCGTCCTCGACATAGACATAGTTGAGCGGCACGACGTTATGAGCGATCGGCACGGCCCACTTTTCGGCGGCGGGCAGCAGGGCCTCATGGCCGCCGGTGGACAGCTCGCGGGCGCGGTCGCCGACATGAGCGATCTGGCGCGAGAGCACATCGATGGCCTCCACGCCGCCGCCCGAAACGGCCTGATAGGTCGAGACGGTCAGGCGCTTCAGGCCGGCTTCCTCATGCAGCGGGCGCATCACCGGCATGGCGGCCATGGTGGTGCAGTTGGGGTTGGCGACGATGCCCTTGGGCAGATTGGCCAGCGCATGGGGGTTCACTTCGGCCACCACCAGCGGCACCTCCGGGTCCGAACGCCAGGCCGAGGAATTGTCGATCACGATGGCGCCAGCGGCGGCCACCTTGGGCGCCAGCACCTTGGAGGTCGAGCCGCCCGCCGAAAACAGCACCACATCGAGGCCCGCATAATCGGCGGTGGCGGCATCCTCCACAGTGATGCCATCGACCACCTTGCCCGCCGAGCGCGCCGAAGCGAAGAGGCGCAGCGAGGCGAGGGGGAAGTTACGCTCGGCCAGGATCTCGCGGATCATCGAGCCGACAAGGCCGGTGGCGCCGACGATGCCGACATGAAGCTTCTGGCCGGGGTTAAAGGCATGAACCATGGTGTACTCCTGTCAGGTGAGGAGCAGCGCGAGGTTCATTGTTTCGTCAGAAAACCCCGCCTGCCTGAGTGCGGGGAAAGTGTCCGGTGAGCTGTTTCGTTTAGCTGCACACCCGCGACACCGTCCGCACGGAGGCGGTCGGTTTCGGGGTAATAATCATGATCGGCTTCACGAACATGAGGGGCCCTTAGCGGTGAGGCGCAGCGCTGTAAACCGAATTGTGTGCATGATGTGCCGGGATGGCAAGATTCAGGCAGCGATGCTCAAATTGCGCGCAACATTCAGTTGACTAGGGCTGTAATGCCCTTTCCGGAGCATGGTGGCGGCCAGCAGATCGCTGCGTTCGTCCCCCAGCACCGCGAAGGTGCAGAAGTTGCGCAGCATCTCCAAACGCGGATTGGCCAGATTGCGGGGCTCCTCGATATCGCCGAGGAACCAGTGCCACAGGCGACGGCCCGGCGTGCGGACGGCGATGCTGCGCCAGGCTTCCTCGCGGGCCAGATGCACCACCCGCAGCGAGAGCGGATCGAGCGCTTCTTCCACGACAGGCGCCAGGCTCTCGCTGCAGTCGCCATTGTCCTGCGCGACATTGTCCTGTTCGAAGGTTTCGTGATGGGTGAAGTCGAACATCTCAGTGCCTCCCGCCATGGCCGGCAAACAGTGATCCCACCGCAAGGAAGGCGACCACCGGCGCCAGCAGCGCCAGCATCATCTCATCGGTGCTGCGATAGACGGCCTGAAAGATCACGGCGCCCAGCACCAGCATCAGCAGGGTGAGCGAGGCCCGCTCCACGGTGTGATGCGAAGGCTTGGGAAGCCACACGCCGTGGGTGGCGGTGTGGCGGGTTGGCCGGGGGGAGGTGATCTGGGTCGTCATGGGGCGTCTGCCGGTGCGTTGTTGAACCGACAGCGCATATGAACCTGCGATGACCGTTGCGCAAAGACCGTCTGGAACTGGGGTCCATATCCTGCCGGTATGGCGCCCGATCACTCGGTTTCGGGATCGACCATTCTGGCGCGCACCGCATCGGGCACCGACTGGCCCCATTCGGTGTAGAGCTGGGCGCAGGTGCGGTACAGCATCCGCAATTCGTAGGAGTTCTCGCCCTCGCGGTGATAGAGGATGATCGGCGCGCTCATCGGCTGGCGGATCGGGCGAAAGCGGATTTCCGGGCGCCCCATCAACCGCGCCGATCCCGGCACGATGCAGGCGCCCATGCCCGCCGCCACCAGAATCAGCGCGGTCTGCATCTCGCGCACCTCCATGATGCGATGGAGATGCAGCCCATGGTCGCGGCATTGCGACAGCACCAGATCGGCATAGGAGGGGCTCTGGTCCTTGGGATAGACGAACAGCGGCGTCTCCTCCAGCAGGCGCAGGTCGGCGGGGCCTTCCTCCAGCGCCGCAGGATGATCGACGGGCAAGGCCAGCAGCATCGGCTCGTCGCGCAGCACTTCGCGCGCCAGCGAGGGATCATCGATCCGCACCCGGCCCAGCGCGGCATCGATCCGGCGCTCCTTCAGCGCGGCGATCTGCTCGATGGTGGTCATCTCGCTGAGCGAGACCTCGACATCGGGCGCCAGCAGGCGATAGCGGCGGATCATGTCGGGCAATTGCGCGTGAAAGGCCGAGGGGATCAGTCCCAGCACCAGCCGCCGCCGCTCCGCCGCGACGAATTGCCGCATGGTCAGCGCCATCTGCTCCATGCGCTGGTCGATCTGCAGCCCCTGTTCGAACAGCAGCCGCCCCGCCGGGGTCAGCGCCAGCGGGCGGGCCTCGCGGTCGAATAGGGGCGCGCCGATATCGGCTTCCAGCTCCTGAATGCGCTTGCTGAGCGGGGGCTGGGCCATATGCAGCGCCTCGGCTGCCCTGGTGAAGCTGCGGGCGCTGGCGACGGCGAGAAAATAGCGAAGGCGGCGGACATCGATCATGCGGCTGGCCAATCGAATGAGGATCGGCGCAGGCTAGAACATTGTCCTCCGGCAGGGAAGCAGGCGAGTCGCCGCCGGCCCTCACGGCCTCACAGGGAGGCGGTGAAAAACCGCGCCAGTTGCGCCACCGCATCATTCACGGGCCCCTCGCGATCATAGAGGTCGACATGGCTGGCCTGCGCGACGGTGTGGAGCGTCTTGGGTTCCCCGGCTCTGGCGAAGGCCTGCTGCGACATCCACGCCGTCACCGCATGCTGCGCGGTGATCATCAGCAGGGGGCGCGGGGCGATCATGTCGATAAAGCGGAAGGCGTCGAAGGTGGCCATGCGGTCAAGGCTGTCCCAGCTCAGCGCCCTGGCCGAGCGGGGATGCTGCGCGCGCGGCGTGCAGTAATAGTCCCAGCCTTCGAAGACATGCTGACCGCCCGCCCGTGCCTCTTCCTCATTGGCGGGGAAGACGGGCAGGGCGCCCATGGCCTCGCCGCGCGCCGCGCGGCTGCGGGCCTGTGCCGCGCCCTCGAGGAGGGCGTCGAGAACTGCCGGATCCTGCTGGCCATCGGCGCCCACGCGCATCTGCAGCCCGACATCGACCGCCGCGACACTCGCCACGGCCCGGATGCGCCGGTCGCCAGCCGCTGCCGCGATGGCATAGCCGCCCGAGGCGCAGATGCCCAGAACCCCGATTCTTTCAGCGGCGATGCCGGGCAGGGTGGCGAGGAAGGAGACGGCTGCCTTGATGTCCTCGATGCGCTGCGCCGGGTCTTCGCGCCCGCGCGGCAGGCCTTCGCTCTCGCCCTGAAAGGCGGCATCAAAGGTCAGCACGGTCAGGCCCTTGTCCGCCAGCTTGGCGGCATAGAGCGCGGGGGATTGTTCCTTGGTCGCGGTGCCGGGGTGGCCGATGATGATGGCCCGCCCGTTGGGCTCGGCAGGTGTGTAGAGATGCGCGGCAAGCCTGATGCCAGCGCTGGGAAAAGAAACGTCGGTCCGCATGATGGGTCTCCTCGGGTGTGAGGACCATGTGGGGAGGCCAGACGCCGGAGTGTTAGACCGCAACCACCAGAAACATGCACAATCCTGCCAATCATGATGATGACAGGCCGGAAGGCTGGTGTCATAAAGCGCCATGGCCGCCCCCCTGCTTGCCGAACTGTGTGATCTTATCGCCCGCCATGTGGTGGAATCGGGCGCGCCGCTGGCGGCTCTGCCCAACATAGTGCTGGGTCTGGAAACCGGGGCGACTCTGCCCTGCATCCATGTCGCCGAACCGGTCTTTTCGCTGATCGCGCAGGGCACCAAGCAGATCGAGGTGGGCGACAGAACGCTGACCTACGGCCCCGGAGAGGGGATGGCGGTGTCGATCGAACTGCCGATGAACACCTTCGTGATCGACGCCAGCCGGGAGAAGCCCTTTCTGGGCGTGGGCCTGCGCATCCGCCCCGAAGCCGTGGCCGCGCTGCTGCTGGAGCAACCGGGAGGAGGCCTGCCTCCCGATCCGGCGGGCATCGTGGTGGGCACCATGCCCGAGGCGCTGATCGAGGCGGTGATCCGCCTGCTGCGTCTGCTCGATCATCCCGCCGACCTTGCGGTGCTGGGCCCGGCGATGGAGCGGGAAATTCTCTGGCGCCTGCTCGGCACGCCTGCGGGGGCGGTGCTGCGCCAGATCGGGCTGGCGGACAGCCATACCACGCGGATCGGGCAGGCTCTGCAGTGGCTGCGCCACCATCTGGCCGAGCCGGTGCGGGTGAGCGATCTGGCCGCGATGGCCGGGATGAGCGCAACCTCATTCCACCGCCATTTCCGCGCTCTGACCGCGATGACCCCGGTGCAGTATCAGAAGCAGTTGCGCCTGCATGCCGCCCGCGCCCGCCTGATGGCCAGCGCCGAAAGTGTGACGCGGGTGGCTTTCGCGGTCGGCTATGAAAGCCCCTCGCAGTTCAGCCGCGAGTATCGGCGGCAATATGGCCAGCCCCCTGCCCGCGATGGGCGGCTGTGCCGGCAGCAAGGGCCGGGCAGCGCGTCGTTCAAGCCATCGGTTTGATGGTTTTATGTGGATAATCTGCAAAATAAACGCATTTTCATATCATTGTCACATGCCTTCCACATAGCGCGGCCGAGGCAGTGAGAGTCTGTTTGGAAATCCGGCGAAAGCCGGATTTGCGGCACCAGCCCTCTCCCCCAC is part of the Novosphingobium sp. genome and encodes:
- a CDS encoding phospholipase D-like domain-containing protein, which produces MTQDSPLLRPDHNCWRIERAAQVAVIVDADDYFKAARAAMLKARKQILLVGWDFDARIRLGGDVEDGAPVEVGAFLSWLVKRTPGLQVHILRWDVGAIKTLAHGRTLLRLVQWLKDPQIHMRLDGHHPPAGSHHQKVVVIDDDLAFCGGIDMTARRWDTRGHDDADPRRVDPDGAPYHPWHDATTMLQGPVARALGDMCRDRWVVSGGDTIAPVEGAADCWPEDVKPDFHDVEVGIALTVPDMAEQEPRHEIEALYVDLIARAKRWFYAESQYFASRKVAEAIAKRLAEPDGPEFVIVNPTTAQGWLEPVAMDSARARLVEALLERDPYRRLRLYHPFTAQGQPIYVHAKVTVVDRDVLRVGSSNFNNRSLRLDTECDVVIDATSSGRAEDGEAIAAIRNSLLAEHLGCQPSAVAAMLARTGSLIETVERLRGKGRSLRPYEVEDLDGVKAWLADNKILDPEGPGEMFEPLSRRKPLLKRLRPHLRREDGGLSKQGTMLAVGGAMVAAVLAIAVSRKRD
- a CDS encoding aspartate-semialdehyde dehydrogenase, whose protein sequence is MVHAFNPGQKLHVGIVGATGLVGSMIREILAERNFPLASLRLFASARSAGKVVDGITVEDAATADYAGLDVVLFSAGGSTSKVLAPKVAAAGAIVIDNSSAWRSDPEVPLVVAEVNPHALANLPKGIVANPNCTTMAAMPVMRPLHEEAGLKRLTVSTYQAVSGGGVEAIDVLSRQIAHVGDRARELSTGGHEALLPAAEKWAVPIAHNVVPLNYVYVEDGYTEEEIKLRDESRKILELPELLVSGTCVRVPVFTGHSLSINAEFERPISPERALELLGVAPGVVVTEVPNPLEATGQDPVFVGRVRRDPTVAHGLALFVAGDNLRKGAALNAVQIAEALIA
- a CDS encoding LysR family transcriptional regulator, whose translation is MIDVRRLRYFLAVASARSFTRAAEALHMAQPPLSKRIQELEADIGAPLFDREARPLALTPAGRLLFEQGLQIDQRMEQMALTMRQFVAAERRRLVLGLIPSAFHAQLPDMIRRYRLLAPDVEVSLSEMTTIEQIAALKERRIDAALGRVRIDDPSLAREVLRDEPMLLALPVDHPAALEEGPADLRLLEETPLFVYPKDQSPSYADLVLSQCRDHGLHLHRIMEVREMQTALILVAAGMGACIVPGSARLMGRPEIRFRPIRQPMSAPIILYHREGENSYELRMLYRTCAQLYTEWGQSVPDAVRARMVDPETE
- a CDS encoding alpha/beta hydrolase codes for the protein MRTDVSFPSAGIRLAAHLYTPAEPNGRAIIIGHPGTATKEQSPALYAAKLADKGLTVLTFDAAFQGESEGLPRGREDPAQRIEDIKAAVSFLATLPGIAAERIGVLGICASGGYAIAAAAGDRRIRAVASVAAVDVGLQMRVGADGQQDPAVLDALLEGAAQARSRAARGEAMGALPVFPANEEEARAGGQHVFEGWDYYCTPRAQHPRSARALSWDSLDRMATFDAFRFIDMIAPRPLLMITAQHAVTAWMSQQAFARAGEPKTLHTVAQASHVDLYDREGPVNDAVAQLARFFTASL
- a CDS encoding AraC family transcriptional regulator, producing MAAPLLAELCDLIARHVVESGAPLAALPNIVLGLETGATLPCIHVAEPVFSLIAQGTKQIEVGDRTLTYGPGEGMAVSIELPMNTFVIDASREKPFLGVGLRIRPEAVAALLLEQPGGGLPPDPAGIVVGTMPEALIEAVIRLLRLLDHPADLAVLGPAMEREILWRLLGTPAGAVLRQIGLADSHTTRIGQALQWLRHHLAEPVRVSDLAAMAGMSATSFHRHFRALTAMTPVQYQKQLRLHAARARLMASAESVTRVAFAVGYESPSQFSREYRRQYGQPPARDGRLCRQQGPGSASFKPSV